A section of the Oryzias latipes chromosome 10, ASM223467v1 genome encodes:
- the LOC111947996 gene encoding protocadherin beta-15-like yields MLATIGFGAQIVALLLSFNLANGDLSYSVSEEMRSGSVIGNIAKDLGLEAGKLSDRKVRIDNDGSRKIYVAINLSNGDLIVASRIDREGLCGDKASCVLKEELMLENPLELHRINIRVQDINDNYPRFNKEFIKIEISESAGKGARFPIEEAHDADVGQYSVQTYNLQRNDNFILGVETNSVDLILNKELDREKIKEIDLLLTALDGGSPPKSGTVIIHVTVLDANDNVPVFSQSVYEARLPENSPIGAVVMRVSADDADEGLNGEVTYDFGHISEDTKSKFEINEKTGEIRLTATVDFESLSLFELRVTAKDGLGITSYAKVKIYITDINDNAPVILLKSLSSSIPENAPPGTEVGIINVQDRDSDKNGQVRCSIQGNAPFKLVPSIKNYYSVVSTGQLDRELVSDYNITISATDEGSPPLSSSKTVHLSVADINDNPPVFEEQSYSAYVSENNQAGSPLCSVSARDPDWRQNGTVIYSLLAAEVNGAPVSSYVSVNGDTGLIHAVRSFDYEQLRSFQVQVMARDNGSPPLSSNVSVSVFISDVNDNSPQILYPAPEGSSFMTELVPKAAHGGSLVSKVIAVDADSGQNAWLSYHIVKSTDPGLFTIGLHSGEIRTQRDISQSDSMKQNLIVAVKDNGQPSLSATCAMYLLISDNLAEVPELKDISYDEKNSKLTSYLIIALVCVSTFFLTFIIIILGVRFCQRRKPRLLFDGAVAIPSGYLPPNYADVDGTGTLRSAYNYDAYLTTGSRTSDFKFVSSYNDNTLPADQTLKKSPTDFDDVFGDDDKSSEVCYVAFCLSKGNSVHGGFFFVCPFFFVLQFYFVLR; encoded by the coding sequence ATGTTGGCGACAATCGGCTTTGGAGCGCAAATCGTCGCTTTGTTGCTTTCTTTTAATCTTGCCAACGGAGATCTCAGCTACTCTGTATCGGAGGAAATGCGAAGCGGATCAGTAATTGGAAACATCGCCAAAGACTTAGGTCTGGAGGCAGGCAAACTGTCCGATCGAAAAGTTCGCATCGATAACGATGGAAGCAGGAAGATTTACGTGGCTATAAACCTCTCAAACGGTGATCTGATTGTTGCGAGTAGAATTGACAGGGAGGGTCTATGCGGAGACAAAGCATCCTGCGTTTTAAAAGAGGAACTCATGTTGGAGAATCCACTAGAACTACATAGAATCAATATTCGCGTTCAAGACATAAATGACAATTATCCACGGTTTAATAAGGAATTTATTAAGATAGAAATTTCGGAATCAGCAGGAAAAGGGGCTCGTTTTCCTATCGAGGAAGCTCATGATGCGGACGTGGGTCAATATTCAGTGCAGACATATAACCTGCAGAGGAATGATAATTTTATACTGGGCGTTGAAACTAATTCGGTGGATCTTATTCTTAATAAAGAGCTTGATCgtgaaaaaataaaggaaatcgATCTTCTCCTCACAGCTTTGGATGGTGGTTCGCCTCCAAAATCAGGTACCGTAATTATTCACGTGACTGTGTTGGATGCAAATGACAATGTGCCAGTGTTCAGTCAGAGCGTCTATGAGGCCCGTTTGCCTGAAAACTCTCCAATAGGTGCAGTTGTAATGAGAGTGAGCGCTGATGATGCAGATGAGGGATTAAATGGAGAGGTAACTTATGACTTTGGACATATTTCAGAAGACACAAAATCTAAATTTgagataaatgaaaaaacaggTGAGATTAGATTGACTGCAACCGTTGATTTTGAGTCTCTGTCCTTGTTTGAGCTGCGGGTCACAGCAAAAGATGGACTAGGAATAACTTCCTATGCCAAAGTAAAAATTTATATTACGGATATAAATGATAATGCACccgttattttattaaaatcctTGTCCAGCTCCATCCCAGAGAACGCCCCTCCTGGTACAGAGGTGGGCATCATTAATGTGCAGGACAGAGACTCTGACAAGAACGGACAGGTCCGCTGCTCCATTCAAGGAAACGCTCCTTTTAAGTTGGTTCCTTCCATCAAAAACTATTATTCTGTGGTGAGCACAGGACAGCTGGACCGTGAACTAGTGTCTGATTACAACATTACCATCAGCGCCACTGATGAGGGCTCTCCACCTCTGTCCTCGTCTAAAACTGTTCACTTATCTGTAGCTGACATCAACGACAACCCACCTGTGTTTGAGGAACAGTCGTACAGTGCATATGTGAGCGAAAACAACCAAGCTGGCTCCCCTTTATGTTCTGTGAGCGCTCGAGACCCCGACTGGAGACAAAACGGTACAGTGATTTATTCTCTGTTAGCTGCTGAGGTGAACGGAGCCCCGGTGTCCTCCTATGTCTCTGTGAACGGAGACACAGGGCTGATCCACGCTGTCAGGTCGTTTGATTATGAACAGTTGAGGAGTTTTCAAGTGCAGGTGATGGCCAGAGACAACGGTTCTCCTCCGCTGAGCAGCAACGTGAGTGTCAGTGTATTCATCTCAGATGTGAACGACAACTCTCCTCAGATTCTGTACCCCGCCCCAGAGGGCAGCTCCTTCATGACTGAGCTGGTCCCCAAAGCTGCACATGGAGGCTCTCTGGTGTCCAAAGTGATCGCGGTGGACGCTGACTCTGGACAGAACGCCTGGCTGTCCTATCATATAGTCAAATCCACTGATCCAGGACTTTTCACCATTGGTCTGCACAGTGGAGAGATCAGGACGCAGCGGGACATTTCCCAATCTGACAGCATGAAACAGAACCTGATTGTGGCAGTCAAAGATAACGGACAGCCCTCTCTGTCTGCCACCTGTGCCATGTATTTACTGATCTCGGATAACTTGGCTGAGGTGCCAGAACTGAAGGATATTTCTTACGATGAGAAGAACTCCAAACTGACTTCCTATCTGATCATcgctctggtttgtgtgtccaccttcttcctgaccttcatcatcatcatcttgggTGTGAGGTTTTGTCAAAGGAGAAAGCCCCGACTGTTGTTTGATGGAGCAGTTGCCATCCCCAGCGGTTATCTGCCTCCTAATTACGCAGATGTTGACGGCACAGGAACTTTACGCAGCGCTTACAATTATGACGCGTACCTGACAACAGGATCTAGAACCAGTGACTTTAAGTTTGTGTCCTCTTACAATGACAACACGCTGCCTGCTGACCAGACTCTGAAGAAGAGTCCCACCGACTTTGATGATGTGTTTGGAGATGATGATAAATCTTCTGAGGTATGTTACGTTGCTTTTTGTCTTTCCAAGGGAAATTCTGTTCATggaggttttttctttgtttgtcctttttttttcgtattgcaattttattttgttttaagatgA